From bacterium, the proteins below share one genomic window:
- a CDS encoding ATP-binding cassette domain-containing protein, with product MEDVKSEYRSQESEVRRLSVQINSFKYPDGTIALSDISLEIKRGEFTGILGSNGSGKTTLLKAIDGLLKDIEGNILLDGVNIKKLSPKEIYKKIGLVFQNPDDQLFATSVFEDVAFGPINMGFAEDEVISRVKEALKAVEMDDYAGKSIHNLSFGQKKRACIAGLLSMGHEILLLDEPTAGLDPMGEYKMMNLLTRLNKENGVTIVMATHSVDLVPLFLDRLYILSKGHIVRGGTPEDVFTAPEDMENVRLRLPQMAELIYRLKHEDNIPFGRIPLTIGEARREILRLYAVSSQ from the coding sequence ATGGAAGATGTGAAATCAGAATACAGAAGTCAGGAGTCAGAAGTCAGAAGATTGTCTGTTCAGATAAACTCGTTCAAATATCCGGATGGGACAATAGCCTTGTCTGACATAAGCCTTGAGATAAAAAGGGGAGAGTTTACAGGCATTCTCGGCTCAAACGGCTCAGGGAAAACAACCCTGCTAAAGGCAATAGACGGACTGTTAAAAGATATTGAGGGAAATATCCTTCTTGACGGTGTTAACATTAAAAAGCTATCGCCAAAGGAGATATATAAAAAAATCGGGCTTGTCTTTCAAAACCCTGATGACCAGCTCTTTGCTACAAGCGTCTTTGAGGATGTGGCATTTGGACCAATAAATATGGGGTTTGCGGAAGATGAGGTTATCAGCCGTGTTAAGGAGGCACTAAAGGCTGTTGAGATGGACGATTATGCAGGAAAATCAATCCACAATCTTAGTTTTGGGCAAAAGAAACGGGCATGTATTGCCGGACTTTTATCTATGGGACACGAGATATTGCTCCTTGATGAGCCGACTGCCGGACTTGACCCAATGGGTGAATATAAAATGATGAATCTCCTGACAAGGTTAAATAAGGAAAATGGCGTTACCATTGTTATGGCGACACACTCAGTTGACCTTGTCCCTTTATTCCTTGACAGGCTTTATATTTTGAGCAAGGGGCATATTGTCAGAGGCGGCACTCCTGAGGATGTATTTACCGCACCGGAGGATATGGAGAATGTAAGGCTAAGATTGCCTCAAATGGCAGAGTTGATTTATAGATTGAAGCATGAGGATAATATTCCATTTGGTAGAATCCCACTCACAATTGGTGAGGCGAGAAGGGAGATATTAAGATTATATGCAGTATCTTCTCAATAA
- the cbiQ gene encoding cobalt ECF transporter T component CbiQ, translating into MEIFSEYFTAGNGRNRSLLSKIDARIKIMISLAILAMVLSYKGFVLPIFMTILCLALCIRIRIPLRVFVLRFLEPVFIASIIVLLKFFFSGSDVLFSLDIMGIKIFGHSDGLIEGLMIASRILGAVSIVVFMSFSMPFVEFAAGLSWMRVPQGFIEILMFAYRYIFVLLEDAMVIYNAQKNRLGYSNIKCGLGSFGTLTGSLILKAFDHSHHITVAMIQRGYDGNIPILKHKPFKTVEVIFSVLFVIVVGVVWKM; encoded by the coding sequence ATGGAAATATTTTCAGAATACTTTACCGCAGGGAATGGTCGTAACCGTTCTCTGCTTTCAAAAATCGATGCAAGGATAAAGATCATGATCAGTCTGGCTATTCTTGCCATGGTTCTAAGCTATAAGGGATTTGTCCTCCCAATATTCATGACAATCCTTTGTCTTGCTCTCTGCATAAGGATACGGATACCCTTGAGGGTCTTTGTCCTGAGATTTTTAGAGCCTGTCTTTATCGCCTCAATAATAGTCTTGTTGAAATTCTTTTTCTCTGGAAGCGATGTGTTATTCTCATTGGATATTATGGGCATAAAAATCTTTGGGCATAGCGATGGATTGATAGAGGGCTTAATGATAGCAAGCAGAATTCTGGGTGCGGTATCAATTGTTGTTTTTATGAGCTTTTCTATGCCGTTTGTGGAGTTTGCAGCAGGACTTTCCTGGATGAGAGTTCCGCAAGGATTTATTGAGATATTGATGTTTGCCTACAGGTATATTTTTGTTCTCCTTGAGGATGCAATGGTTATTTATAACGCCCAGAAGAATCGACTTGGATACTCCAATATAAAGTGTGGATTGGGTTCATTCGGCACCCTTACAGGCTCTCTCATTCTTAAGGCATTTGACCATAGCCACCATATCACAGTAGCCATGATTCAAAGGGGTTATGACGGTAACATACCGATACTCAAGCACAAACCCTTCAAAACTGTTGAGGTTATATTCTCTGTCCTGTTCGTTATTGTTGTGGGGGTTGTATGGAAGATGTGA
- a CDS encoding cobaltochelatase subunit CobN codes for MYRNKKKNTEDRRQESGVRSQNTGVRLFLSLFWILTSGFWILFPCFLCPAHAQPLTVSFLMGDSHSKIAIDVVKAIEKEYPQDVKREKIGFNVYTTHSIKNNPSVAKDIANSRVVFFLLIMDRQAVELAKPYIEQVIKNGGKVYGLGGSYTKEHHNMGIIDDKMVGLYYKENGFENIKNMVLFVLSRDFGLNIKYKKPLIVPDFGIYLKQEKGGKRAADNFDEFMKSYSQSHQSYAHNKWIGLTFYKSSLDSDNMAHVDAVIASLEKEGFNVLPVYGYPSENAIERFFFDERGKGRIDAVVGMSLKIGVDAQRAVPLFCRLNVPVIDAITLYTQSNDEWRKSPVGLDILERTWQVAIPEMAGIIQPTVIASKEKMIDRETGIEYIRKQPILERIKMLTDRVKAWINLQNKPNQDKKVAIIYYNYPPGKQNIGASYLNVLPESLLEILNRLKAEGYDTGGENHPKSKDELFNDIHSYGRNIGNWAQGEIDKLAESGQAVLIPINVYKQWFEELPKGFKASVLKSWGTIENNKIMLWQGNIVIPQVRYGNILFTPQPSRGWEQDVKKLYHAVTLPPHHQYIAFYLWLKKTFGADAVAHIGTHGTHEWLSGKEVGFTNEDPPEILIQDMPNIYPYIVDDVGEGLQAKRRGMAVIIDHMTPPFDTAGLNNELKELAASINDYLVANDKSQTLAELRLEEINKLSLRMGILTDLKIEAIKSGKEVEILEHYIKEIAEKQTPFGLHTFGKSPEEKYRKSTAEAILSIEEGLGKEEKERRLAELEERIAISGQRELDSFIAALSGRYITAGQGNDPIRNPDSLPTGKNFYSFDPRKIPSPDAYKMGVNLAKELIEGYKQRHSEYPDKLTFNLWGVETIRHEGVMESQIMYLMGIKPKWDERGKVIGVEAISREELERGRIDVTIVPSGLYRDLFSNLMVLLDKAVSLAKEQDEDDNILRANVLRTKKMLMKKGIHEDMAERIARVRLFTVPSGAYGTNLSTVIPLSDTWDNEKQVADVYFMRMSHLYGQGFWGEKIERDYKDISLEVFKNALSGSKMAVHSRSGNVYQTLDNDDFFQYLGGTAMAIRAIDGKTPEVYVTNMANPRMPKQETLEKMMGREMRTRYLNPEWIKAMMKEGYAGTRFIDMVTGHLWGWQVTVPEAVDAAKWNEMYETYVLDRNKLGIKDMFRGSKNMWAYQSIVARMLETVRKKYWKPDERVIETLAKEYAETVKEVGLACCDHTCNNPSLTKFTTGVLMSVPGLKGDANGLMKATRAIRGLQADGSRQSAVSSRQEAVGSRQSAEDRKQKVNRQTGAPERKTSTPGGKTAKVIKGYEMKDVAAAGGSSAPIPYLFLAGFLVFIGLIALGFRRRKIKN; via the coding sequence ATGTACCGGAATAAGAAGAAGAATACAGAAGACAGGAGACAGGAGTCAGGAGTCAGGAGTCAGAATACAGGAGTCCGATTGTTTCTATCTTTATTCTGGATTCTGACTTCTGGATTCTGGATTCTGTTCCCCTGCTTCCTGTGCCCTGCCCATGCCCAGCCGCTAACGGTCAGCTTTCTCATGGGCGACAGCCATTCAAAAATAGCCATAGATGTAGTCAAGGCAATAGAAAAGGAATACCCGCAAGATGTTAAGAGGGAAAAAATAGGCTTCAATGTCTATACAACCCATTCCATTAAGAATAACCCAAGTGTTGCAAAAGATATTGCAAATTCAAGGGTCGTCTTTTTCCTCCTTATAATGGACAGACAGGCAGTAGAATTGGCAAAGCCCTATATTGAACAGGTAATAAAAAATGGCGGTAAGGTCTATGGGCTGGGTGGGAGCTACACCAAAGAACATCATAATATGGGAATTATAGACGATAAAATGGTTGGGCTATACTACAAGGAGAATGGCTTTGAAAATATAAAAAATATGGTACTTTTTGTTTTAAGCAGGGATTTTGGACTCAATATTAAGTACAAAAAGCCTTTGATTGTTCCTGATTTTGGCATTTATCTTAAGCAGGAAAAAGGAGGAAAAAGGGCTGCGGATAATTTTGACGAATTTATGAAATCTTACTCTCAATCACACCAATCGTATGCCCATAATAAATGGATAGGGCTCACCTTTTATAAAAGCTCACTTGATTCTGATAACATGGCACATGTAGATGCGGTTATAGCAAGTCTTGAGAAAGAAGGCTTTAATGTTCTGCCTGTGTACGGCTATCCATCTGAAAATGCGATTGAGAGATTTTTCTTTGATGAAAGAGGCAAGGGACGGATAGATGCCGTTGTCGGCATGTCTCTGAAAATAGGTGTGGACGCTCAAAGGGCGGTACCATTGTTTTGTCGGCTCAATGTGCCTGTTATTGACGCCATAACCCTTTATACCCAATCAAATGATGAATGGAGAAAATCCCCTGTTGGGCTGGATATTCTTGAGCGGACATGGCAGGTAGCCATCCCTGAAATGGCTGGAATTATTCAGCCCACAGTAATTGCCTCAAAGGAAAAAATGATTGATAGGGAGACAGGGATTGAATACATAAGGAAGCAGCCTATCCTTGAGCGGATAAAAATGCTTACAGACAGGGTTAAGGCATGGATAAATCTTCAGAATAAACCAAACCAAGACAAAAAGGTGGCAATTATCTATTATAATTATCCGCCCGGCAAACAGAATATTGGGGCATCATACCTTAATGTCCTGCCTGAGAGTCTGCTTGAGATACTGAACCGGTTAAAGGCAGAGGGATACGATACAGGGGGAGAAAACCATCCAAAAAGCAAGGATGAACTCTTTAATGATATTCATAGCTATGGCAGGAATATTGGCAATTGGGCTCAAGGAGAGATTGACAAATTAGCCGAAAGTGGTCAGGCAGTACTTATCCCTATTAATGTCTATAAGCAATGGTTTGAGGAACTGCCTAAAGGGTTCAAGGCGTCTGTTCTTAAAAGCTGGGGCACAATAGAAAATAATAAAATTATGCTCTGGCAGGGGAATATTGTTATCCCTCAGGTAAGATACGGCAACATACTCTTTACCCCACAACCCTCCCGCGGCTGGGAACAGGATGTAAAAAAATTATATCACGCCGTTACCCTTCCGCCGCACCATCAATACATAGCCTTTTATCTCTGGCTCAAGAAAACCTTTGGGGCAGATGCAGTTGCTCATATCGGCACTCACGGCACCCATGAATGGCTTTCAGGTAAAGAGGTTGGGTTTACCAATGAAGACCCGCCAGAGATATTGATACAGGACATGCCAAATATCTATCCCTATATTGTGGATGATGTTGGTGAGGGGCTACAGGCAAAGAGGCGAGGCATGGCAGTTATCATTGACCATATGACCCCGCCATTTGATACGGCAGGGCTGAACAATGAATTAAAAGAATTGGCAGCATCTATCAATGATTATCTTGTGGCAAATGATAAAAGCCAGACATTGGCTGAGTTGAGGCTTGAAGAGATTAATAAACTCAGCCTAAGGATGGGCATATTGACTGACCTGAAGATTGAGGCAATAAAGTCAGGAAAAGAGGTAGAGATACTCGAACATTACATAAAGGAGATAGCAGAGAAGCAAACACCATTTGGATTGCATACCTTTGGAAAATCTCCAGAGGAGAAATACAGGAAAAGCACAGCAGAGGCAATTCTTTCCATTGAGGAGGGGTTGGGTAAGGAAGAGAAGGAAAGACGGCTGGCAGAATTGGAGGAGAGGATAGCCATAAGCGGACAAAGGGAACTTGACTCATTTATAGCTGCCCTTAGCGGTAGATATATCACAGCAGGGCAGGGTAACGACCCCATAAGGAATCCAGACTCACTTCCTACAGGTAAAAACTTCTATTCCTTTGACCCGCGCAAGATACCCTCACCGGATGCATATAAAATGGGGGTAAATCTGGCAAAGGAATTGATTGAAGGCTACAAGCAGAGGCACAGCGAATACCCTGACAAACTCACCTTTAATCTATGGGGCGTGGAGACTATAAGGCATGAAGGGGTGATGGAATCGCAGATTATGTATCTTATGGGAATAAAGCCAAAATGGGATGAAAGGGGAAAGGTTATCGGGGTTGAGGCTATTTCAAGGGAAGAACTCGAACGGGGAAGGATAGATGTAACCATTGTTCCATCGGGGCTTTACAGGGATTTATTTTCCAACCTTATGGTATTACTTGACAAGGCTGTGAGCTTGGCAAAAGAGCAGGATGAGGATGACAATATTTTAAGGGCAAATGTGCTGAGAACAAAAAAGATGCTGATGAAAAAGGGTATTCATGAGGATATGGCAGAGCGGATAGCACGGGTAAGATTATTTACCGTGCCTTCAGGTGCTTACGGAACAAATCTATCTACTGTCATCCCTTTGTCTGATACATGGGATAATGAAAAGCAGGTAGCTGATGTGTATTTTATGAGAATGAGCCATCTCTATGGACAGGGATTCTGGGGAGAAAAAATAGAGAGGGATTACAAGGATATTAGCCTTGAGGTATTTAAGAATGCCCTTTCAGGCTCTAAGATGGCTGTTCACAGCCGTTCAGGAAATGTCTATCAAACATTAGATAACGACGATTTCTTCCAATATCTTGGCGGTACGGCAATGGCAATTCGGGCAATAGACGGTAAGACACCAGAGGTTTATGTTACCAACATGGCAAATCCGAGGATGCCCAAGCAAGAAACCCTTGAAAAGATGATGGGCAGGGAGATGAGGACAAGGTATCTGAACCCCGAATGGATAAAGGCAATGATGAAGGAAGGATATGCAGGGACAAGGTTTATAGATATGGTAACAGGACACCTCTGGGGATGGCAGGTAACCGTGCCTGAGGCTGTCGATGCCGCCAAGTGGAACGAGATGTATGAGACCTATGTGTTGGATAGAAACAAGTTGGGGATAAAGGATATGTTTCGCGGCTCAAAGAATATGTGGGCATATCAATCCATTGTAGCCAGGATGCTTGAGACAGTGAGAAAGAAATACTGGAAGCCTGACGAAAGGGTAATAGAAACGCTTGCCAAAGAATATGCAGAAACCGTAAAAGAGGTTGGTCTTGCCTGCTGCGACCATACCTGCAACAATCCATCCCTGACAAAATTTACCACAGGGGTATTGATGTCTGTGCCTGGGCTAAAGGGTGATGCCAATGGGCTTATGAAGGCAACCAGGGCGATACGCGGTTTGCAGGCAGATGGCAGTCGGCAGTCGGCAGTAAGCAGTAGGCAGGAGGCAGTCGGCAGTCGGCAGTCGGCAGAAGATAGAAAGCAGAAGGTAAACAGGCAAACTGGAGCACCCGAAAGGAAGACATCCACACCCGGCGGGAAGACAGCAAAGGTTATTAAGGGCTATGAGATGAAGGATGTTGCTGCTGCAGGGGGCTCATCTGCCCCAATCCCGTATTTGTTTCTTGCTGGATTTCTGGTATTTATTGGGCTTATTGCTTTGGGATTCAGAAGGAGAAAAATTAAAAATTAA
- a CDS encoding DUF2149 domain-containing protein gives MRFLKRHKRFEKYEQLLEDPIAGVANLFDASVVFIVSMMIALFMAYDMVDLLDPKSEVTITKKTADGQIEIITKKGKEIKVKKVTDTQLSGEGTRLGIAYQLKNGKVVYVPE, from the coding sequence ATGAGATTTTTGAAAAGACACAAAAGATTTGAAAAATACGAACAGCTGCTTGAGGACCCTATTGCCGGAGTGGCAAATCTTTTCGACGCCAGCGTAGTCTTTATTGTCAGCATGATGATTGCCTTATTTATGGCTTATGATATGGTTGACCTGCTGGACCCAAAATCAGAGGTAACCATTACCAAAAAGACCGCTGACGGTCAGATAGAGATAATTACCAAGAAGGGCAAAGAGATTAAGGTGAAAAAGGTAACTGATACGCAGCTAAGCGGTGAAGGCACGAGACTTGGAATTGCATATCAGCTAAAGAATGGAAAGGTGGTTTATGTACCGGAATAA
- a CDS encoding MotA/TolQ/ExbB proton channel family protein yields the protein MNILAGLETYLYIVSSVLFYPVVAGIALLTFWMVISFGGFLREYIERVQGISLPLRRYQLMLECECKDKAAELDIKLERLLQSAELDLVKSLDRVRFAIRVGPALGLMGTLIPMGIALSAMAQGDMPKMAGSMVTAFTTVVVGLACSVAAYLMSIVKEKWLRADMREMEYLTELTLRNADVKSR from the coding sequence ATGAATATTCTTGCGGGACTTGAGACATATCTGTATATCGTCTCCTCTGTCCTTTTTTACCCGGTGGTTGCCGGGATTGCTTTGCTTACATTCTGGATGGTTATTTCGTTTGGGGGATTCTTGCGTGAATATATCGAGAGGGTGCAGGGTATATCACTGCCATTACGCAGGTATCAATTGATGCTTGAATGTGAGTGCAAAGACAAGGCAGCGGAATTAGACATCAAGCTGGAGAGACTCCTTCAGTCAGCAGAGCTTGATTTGGTCAAATCATTGGATAGGGTTAGATTTGCCATTCGGGTTGGACCTGCCCTTGGTCTCATGGGGACATTGATACCTATGGGCATTGCCCTTTCTGCCATGGCACAGGGTGATATGCCTAAAATGGCTGGAAGTATGGTAACTGCATTTACAACCGTTGTTGTGGGACTTGCCTGTAGCGTGGCCGCATATCTTATGTCTATAGTAAAAGAAAAATGGCTCAGAGCTGATATGAGGGAGATGGAATATCTTACAGAGCTGACGCTGCGAAATGCAGATGTAAAATCAAGGTAA
- a CDS encoding DUF2162 domain-containing protein, protein MDLSIILWIGGMLFTLSIFAVKVGFGLGFGGLRKKGIVLILLCYLAAFVLIATFSGRLFQLFEPVLRKGPYLHMLMATGLMIWGIYLLHNTKHKHCSKYSAIFLWIPCPVCVAAITFSTWAALNVIKLPAPVVGLCIGTSFVVLTLLIIIMIRMNCISNSNVNIGLSMIGIGLYFLATLVLPPKIEEAKGIYGSFLTGTNNIDLNNSIGVFALLFSAMLIGFFAKRTQGGIKQ, encoded by the coding sequence ATGGATTTAAGCATTATTCTATGGATTGGCGGAATGCTCTTTACCTTAAGCATATTTGCTGTTAAGGTTGGCTTTGGGCTTGGGTTTGGAGGGCTAAGGAAAAAAGGCATAGTCTTGATTCTCTTGTGTTATCTTGCTGCCTTTGTACTTATCGCGACATTTTCAGGTCGCCTGTTCCAGTTGTTTGAGCCTGTGTTAAGAAAGGGTCCATACCTTCACATGCTGATGGCAACAGGATTGATGATATGGGGGATATATCTACTGCACAATACAAAGCACAAGCATTGCTCTAAATACTCTGCAATATTTCTGTGGATTCCCTGCCCTGTTTGCGTTGCTGCTATAACCTTTTCTACATGGGCAGCATTAAATGTGATTAAACTCCCTGCACCAGTTGTGGGATTGTGCATTGGCACATCCTTTGTTGTTTTAACCCTTCTTATCATTATCATGATAAGGATGAATTGCATCAGTAATTCAAATGTGAACATTGGACTGAGTATGATAGGCATAGGTCTTTATTTTCTTGCAACACTGGTTCTACCGCCAAAGATTGAAGAGGCAAAGGGGATATACGGATCGTTTCTAACAGGGACAAACAATATTGATTTGAATAATAGTATTGGGGTATTTGCTCTGCTTTTTTCAGCAATGCTGATTGGGTTTTTCGCAAAGAGAACACAAGGGGGGATTAAACAATGA
- a CDS encoding energy transducer TonB, translating into MNRSLIISALLHIIFFTMGNIFSNPDQVQKNTERLIMVSLLENLDDKGMQADAKDVQLHRTQALHKTEAAPMPKEIPQTLTETSSPAVTNEMLDPQVLSKTLLDTPHVLTCAAETQAVEENRLGQGPSPTESCAVQGMPCAEEFQGIEPLQSRIIGDNTPRLLRSHPSQEGIIKDNLLQEYTVKVKAKIERNKKYPQVARRKEIEGVVRVQFCISNDGRLKNVEIAASSGCKILDDEAVMSVKKASPFLCIPEGLKREELSLRVNIAFRLEG; encoded by the coding sequence ATGAATCGTAGTCTCATCATCTCTGCTTTATTGCACATCATTTTTTTTACGATGGGAAATATTTTCAGTAATCCTGATCAGGTGCAAAAGAATACCGAGAGATTGATAATGGTTTCACTACTAGAAAATTTGGACGATAAGGGCATGCAAGCTGATGCTAAAGATGTCCAGCTGCATAGAACGCAGGCATTACATAAAACAGAGGCAGCTCCTATGCCGAAGGAGATACCACAGACATTGACCGAAACCTCAAGTCCTGCTGTGACAAATGAGATGCTGGATCCACAAGTACTGTCTAAAACCTTACTTGATACACCTCATGTACTCACATGTGCGGCTGAAACTCAGGCAGTAGAAGAAAATAGGCTCGGTCAGGGACCGAGCCCTACAGAAAGCTGTGCTGTTCAGGGTATGCCCTGTGCAGAAGAATTTCAGGGCATTGAACCATTACAATCCCGGATTATAGGGGATAACACACCCCGTCTGCTTCGCAGCCACCCCTCTCAAGAGGGGATTATTAAAGATAATTTGCTGCAGGAATATACAGTTAAGGTTAAGGCAAAGATAGAAAGAAATAAAAAATACCCTCAGGTTGCAAGAAGAAAAGAGATTGAAGGGGTGGTAAGGGTTCAATTTTGTATTTCTAATGATGGAAGATTAAAGAATGTTGAGATAGCCGCTTCATCAGGCTGCAAAATTCTGGATGATGAGGCTGTCATGAGCGTAAAGAAGGCAAGCCCATTTTTGTGTATTCCAGAGGGACTAAAGAGAGAGGAGTTGAGTCTAAGGGTAAATATAGCCTTTAGGTTAGAGGGATAA
- a CDS encoding ABC transporter ATP-binding protein — translation MIRLENIKASYSEFSVLEGINFHVSEGEFLGIIGPNGAGKTTLLKVMTGVKRALNGKIMLDDKDISSLSRKEIAKIMAVVPQSIFIPPLFTVEDVVLMGRYAHQENRFGVTKQDLAVCEEAMRKTDTIGFRHRQINELSGGERQAVIIARALAQEPKILMLDEPTANLDIKHQMRVLGLVKTLVREHGITTVMVIHDLNLAARFCDRLILLHNHRILCDGISQQVLTPKNLLEAYEVEVNVEYSEILQTLQVMVKGIMNYE, via the coding sequence ATGATCAGGTTAGAAAACATAAAAGCATCCTATAGTGAATTTTCCGTGCTTGAAGGGATTAACTTCCATGTTTCTGAGGGAGAATTCTTAGGCATTATCGGTCCAAATGGTGCGGGTAAAACTACCTTGCTTAAGGTAATGACCGGTGTAAAGCGTGCATTAAACGGAAAGATTATGTTGGATGACAAAGATATAAGCAGCCTTTCCCGAAAAGAGATTGCCAAAATTATGGCTGTGGTGCCGCAAAGCATATTCATTCCACCCCTGTTTACGGTTGAGGATGTAGTGTTAATGGGTAGATATGCCCATCAAGAAAATAGGTTTGGTGTCACCAAACAAGATTTAGCGGTGTGTGAAGAGGCAATGAGAAAAACCGATACCATTGGCTTTCGACATCGACAAATAAATGAGTTAAGTGGTGGTGAGCGGCAGGCTGTAATCATTGCCAGGGCACTTGCTCAGGAACCCAAGATACTTATGCTGGATGAACCAACGGCAAACTTAGATATAAAACACCAGATGAGGGTACTTGGGCTGGTGAAGACATTAGTTCGTGAACATGGAATTACCACAGTCATGGTTATTCATGATTTGAATTTAGCCGCAAGATTCTGCGACAGGCTCATCTTATTGCATAATCACAGGATTCTGTGTGATGGTATTTCTCAACAAGTACTTACCCCCAAAAATCTCCTGGAGGCGTATGAGGTAGAGGTGAATGTTGAGTATAGTGAGATCCTCCAAACATTACAGGTAATGGTGAAGGGAATTATGAATTATGAGTAA
- a CDS encoding iron chelate uptake ABC transporter family permease subunit encodes MSRKQKKYLFILVIGVVMACIIGVMIGPVFIHPLVILKIWGHKISCGLFFQPDWNSIAETIVLDIRTPRVILAMLVGMGLSISGAAMQGLFRNPMAEPYVLGMSAGAACGAALAMVLGIGTVFGGLTIPAMAFLGATATIFVVYNIARTEGRIPTETLLLSGIAVGFFLYAAVSFLKLIASEHTLRDIVLWLMGSFASGSWQDVKIVALPILCGIIVLYLFSRELNVLAFGEEQALHLGVDVEWCKRILLIAASLVTAVSVAVSGIIGFVGLVIPHIARLIVGPNYYILLPASALGGGIFLVLADILARTVTQPMEIPIGIITAAIGAPYFVYLLRRRKKSVSWW; translated from the coding sequence ATGAGCCGTAAACAAAAGAAATATCTTTTTATATTAGTTATTGGCGTAGTCATGGCGTGTATCATTGGGGTAATGATAGGTCCTGTATTTATCCATCCATTAGTCATTCTCAAGATATGGGGACATAAGATTTCCTGCGGGTTATTTTTTCAGCCTGACTGGAATAGTATTGCAGAGACAATTGTGCTCGATATTCGCACACCGCGGGTTATACTTGCCATGCTTGTAGGTATGGGGCTGTCCATATCAGGGGCAGCCATGCAAGGCTTATTCCGTAATCCCATGGCCGAGCCTTATGTTTTGGGTATGTCTGCAGGTGCGGCTTGCGGGGCAGCCTTGGCCATGGTACTGGGTATTGGTACGGTGTTTGGTGGACTAACCATACCGGCTATGGCTTTCTTGGGTGCTACAGCAACCATATTTGTGGTTTATAATATCGCCAGAACCGAGGGCAGGATTCCAACTGAAACACTGCTTTTATCAGGCATTGCTGTGGGATTCTTTCTTTATGCAGCTGTTTCATTCCTGAAGCTGATTGCCTCTGAACATACCTTGCGGGACATAGTGTTATGGTTGATGGGCTCATTTGCCTCAGGTAGTTGGCAGGATGTCAAGATTGTGGCTCTGCCCATACTTTGTGGGATTATAGTGCTTTATCTGTTCTCAAGGGAACTGAATGTCCTTGCCTTTGGTGAGGAACAGGCATTACATCTTGGGGTAGATGTTGAATGGTGTAAGCGAATACTCTTAATAGCCGCAAGCCTTGTTACAGCTGTTTCTGTTGCTGTCTCTGGAATAATTGGGTTTGTAGGATTGGTTATCCCTCATATAGCCCGATTAATAGTTGGTCCTAACTACTATATCCTTCTGCCGGCATCTGCCCTGGGTGGTGGCATATTTCTTGTTCTGGCTGATATATTAGCCAGAACAGTTACTCAGCCGATGGAGATACCTATAGGTATTATCACGGCAGCTATCGGTGCACCATATTTTGTGTATCTATTACGGCGAAGGAAAAAATCAGTTAGTTGGTGGTAA
- a CDS encoding ABC transporter permease: protein MNFYPIFLREMIIFRQRIAKLGYLFSTMITPLLYLIAFGLGLGRGMSVDGVSYLAFVVPGICAMSSMTNSYTWIATSITVGRLHFKTFDEYLVSPVTAVDIMLGEVLSGVVRGLFASSLVLIAASIFGAGFPVNHVFWAVWILNCLIFACFGVISGFLAKSHEDTATFSNFFIMPMSFFCGTFFPINKLPYFIQAGLNFLPLTHASSALRASFLGQPVNINSLVIMILVFILCFCWGIVTIKRANR, encoded by the coding sequence ATGAATTTTTACCCTATATTCTTGCGAGAGATGATCATATTCAGGCAAAGGATAGCCAAGCTTGGCTATCTATTCTCTACCATGATTACCCCTCTGCTTTATCTGATTGCTTTTGGATTAGGATTGGGTAGAGGGATGAGTGTTGATGGTGTTTCTTATCTTGCCTTTGTTGTGCCGGGGATTTGTGCCATGAGCTCTATGACCAACTCTTACACATGGATTGCTACCTCGATTACGGTTGGAAGACTCCACTTTAAGACCTTTGATGAGTATTTGGTAAGCCCTGTAACGGCTGTCGATATTATGCTTGGTGAGGTCTTATCCGGCGTAGTGCGGGGTCTTTTTGCCTCATCCCTTGTTTTAATAGCCGCAAGCATATTTGGGGCAGGATTTCCTGTCAATCATGTCTTTTGGGCTGTCTGGATATTGAATTGCTTAATCTTTGCCTGCTTTGGTGTTATCTCCGGCTTTTTAGCCAAATCACATGAGGACACAGCTACATTCTCTAACTTTTTCATTATGCCCATGTCTTTTTTCTGTGGAACATTTTTCCCGATAAATAAACTGCCGTATTTTATTCAGGCAGGACTCAATTTTTTACCACTAACCCATGCAAGTAGTGCCTTGCGGGCAAGTTTTCTCGGACAGCCAGTGAATATAAATTCCCTTGTAATTATGATTCTTGTATTTATCCTTTGTTTCTGTTGGGGAATAGTAACTATCAAGAGGGCAAATAGATGA